The genome window ACAACCGGTGCAGGCGCTGGTCCGGGAACTGGAAGAAGAGCTTGGGTTGCGGATCGACCCGGCCCAGGCCCGCCCCCTGGGTGTGTTCAGAGCACCGGCGGCCAACGAACCGGGGTTTATCGTGCAGGCCGAGGTGTTTTTGCTGAACATCGACGCCCCGGTTTCGCCAGCCGCCGAAATCGAAGAGGTGTGCTGGATCGACCCGGCCGGCGACAGCGATCTTGTGCTCGCACCGTTGACAGGCGAGGTGATCCTGCCGTTTTATCGAGCGACACACCTCGCCACTTGCTGATTCACGCCTCAAGGACTGACGCCCATGATTCCATTGCCGGACCTGTTGATTTTCGCCGCCGCCGCGTTGCTGATGGTACTGACGCCCGGCCCGAACATGATCTACCTGATTTCCCGTTCGATCTGCCAGGGCCGCAAGGCCGGCGTCACGTCGCTGTTGGGCGTGGTGGCGGGGTTCTTCGTGCACATGTTCGCCGCCGCCGCGGGGCTGACGGCGGTGTTCCTGGCGGTGCCCATGGCCTATGAAGTGTTGAAGTGGGCCGGCGCGCTGTACCTGTTGTGGCTGGCCTGGCAGGCAGTGAAACCGGGCGCGCGTTCGCCCTTCGAGGCCCAGCAGTTGCCGGCGGACTCGACACGCAAGCTGATCACCATGGGCTTTCTCACCAGTGCGCTGAACCCCAAGATCGCGGTGTTCTATCTGTCGGTGTTCCCGCAGTTCATCAGCCCGGAACACGGCTCGCTGTTCACCCAGAGCATCATCCTCGGGCTGACCCAGATCAGCGTCAGTTTCAGCGTCAACCTGCTGATCGCCCTGTTCGCCGCCGGCATTGCCTCGTGGTTTGTCCACAACCCGAGCTGGCTGGCGGTGCAGCGCTACTTCATGGGGTTTGTCCTCGGTGCCCTGGCGCTGCGCCTGATGCTCGAGCAACGGCGTTCGGCGTGAACATCCGACGCCTGCGGGCCGGCGATGCCCTGGTGTATCGCGAGCTGATGCTCCAGGCGTACGCCTTGCACCCCCAGGCCTTCACCTCCAGCGTCGGCGAACGGGCGAAGTTGCCCATCAACTGGTGGGAGTCACGCCTGGGCAGCCGGCTCGATGTACTGTTGGGGGCGTTTGTCGAGCAAGAACTGGTCGGCATCGTCGGCCTGGCCCTGGAGCCTCGGGAAAAAGCCCGGCACAAGGCGCTGCTGTTCGGCATGTACGTCGCCGACGCACATCGCCATCGGGGCTTCGGCTACCAACTGGTGCAGGCGGCCCTCGACGAAGCCCGGCGCCACACCTTCCTGCGCCTGGTGCAACTGACCGTCACTGCGGGCAACGCCCCGGCGCTCAAGCTCTACCAGCGCTGCGGCTTCGTCCTGTACGGCCTCGAACCGATGGCGATCCGCGTGGAGGATGAGTTCCTCGACAAAATCCACATGTGGCTCGAGCTCTAAAACCACCACCATTCCCTGCTGTGTGTGTTTTTTGTGGGAGCAAGGCTTGCCCGCGATGGCGTTTTCGCAATCGCCATCGCGGGCAAGCCTTGCTCCCACAGAAGCTATCAGCGAACGGCACTGACACCGTCGAGTGTGGAAAACGATGTGTCCTTGGCCGTCAGCAAAAAATCGCGCATGTACGGCGCGTCGAGCATGTCGGTGCGCACCGCCGCGTACAGCGTGGCGAACAGACCTTTCTCCCCCAGCCGCTTGGCCTTCACGTAGCCCCGCGAGCTGTATTCATGCAGCGCCCAGTGCGGCATGCCGCAGACGCCACGGCCGCTGGCCACCAGTTGCATCATCATCACCGTCAGCTCGGATGTGCGCACCTGGGCCGGTTCGATGTCGGCCGGTTCCAGGAAGCGGGTGAAGATGTCCAGCCGGTCGCGCTCCACCGGGTAGGTGATCAGGGTTTCGCTGATCAGGTCCTCGGGCACGATGTAGGGCTTGCCCGCCAACCGATGCTGGTTGGCCACGGCGAGCATCGCTTCGTAGGTGAACAGCGGCACGTACGTGATGCCGGCCAGTTCCAGCGGGTCGGAGGTCACCACCAAATCGAGGTCGCCCCGGGCCAGGGCCGGCAAGGGGGCGAAGGCGAAACCCGAGGCCAGGTCCAGCTCGACTTCCGGCCAGGCATCGCGGAACTGGTCGATGGTCGGCATCAGCCACTGGAAGCAGCTGTGGCACTCGATGGCCATGTGCAGGCGCCCGGCGGTGCCGCCCGCCAAGCGGGCGATGTCCCGTTCAGCGCTGCGCAGTAACGGCAGGGCGGCATCGGCCAGTTGCAACAGGCGCAGGCCGGCGCTGGTGAAGCGTACGGGCTTGGTCTTGCGCACGAACAACTGCATGCCCAGGCGCTCTTCCAGTTCCTTGAACTGGTGGGAGAGGGCGGACTGGGTCAGGTGCAGGCGTTCGGCGGCTTCGACCAGGCTGTCGGCTTCACGCAGGGCGTGCAGGGTCTTGAGGTGACGGAGTTCAAGCACCGGAGTGGCTCCATGAGTAAAACTTGTGATCAACACGAAAAGGTTGAGTTTGTCTCATGTGGGTCGAGCTGTCGACAATGGCGCCATCTTTTACAGGAGGACGCACACCATGGCCCTGGCCCACACCCTCGGTTTTCCCCGCATCGGCGCCGACCGCGAACTGAAGAAAGCCCTCGAAGCCTATTGGAAGGGCGACCTGGCCCCGGCTGCGTTGCAAGCCGTGGGTCGTGAACTGCGGGCCCGGCACTGGCAACTGCAGAAAGACGCCGGCATCGACCTGCTGCCCGTCGGCGATTTTGCCTGGTACGACCAGGTGCTCAGCCACACCTTGACCCTGGGCGCCGTCCCGCAACGTTTCCACGGCACCTTGAATGCCCAGGGCCGACCGACCCTCGACACCCTGTTCGCCATGGCCCGTGGCGCCACGGCCAGTTGCTGCGGTGCCGAGCACGGCCAGGCGCAATACGCCCAGGAACTGACCAAGTGGTTCGACACCAACTACCACTACCTGGTCCCGGAGTTTTCCGCCGACCAGACCTTCGCCCTGAGCTGGGAACAGTTGTTCGACGAAGTGGACGAGGCCCATGCCTTGGGCCACCAGGTCAAACCGGTGATCATCGGCCCGTTGACCTACTTGTGGCTGGGCAAGGCCAAGGGCGAGGCGTTCGACAAGCTCGGCCTGCTGGAGCGCCTGCTGCCGGTCTACGGTGAAATCCTCAACCGCCTCAAGGCCCAGGGCGTGGAATGGGTGCAGATCGACGAGCCGATCCTCACCCTGGACCTGCCCCTGGCCTGGAGGAGCGCCTTCGAGCGGGCCTACCACATCCTCCAGTACTCGCCGTTGAAAAAACTCGTGGCCACCTATTTCAGTGGCCTGCAAGACAACCTCGGCCTGGCGGTGAGCCTGCCGGTGGACGGCTTGCACATCGACGCGGTACGTGACCCGGAACAACTGGGCCAGGTGCTGGACCGCCTGCCGACCTACAAGATTCTCTCGGTGGGCCTGGTCAACGGTCGCAACGTCTGGCGCTGCGAACTGGAGCAGGCGCTGGCGCAATTGCAAGCGGCCCAGGAGCGCTTTGGCGACAACCTTTGGGTCAGCACCTCGTGCTCGTTGTTGCACAGCCCGGTGGACCTGGAGCGTGAAGACCGGCTCGATCCCGAACTCAAGAGCTGGCTCGCCTTCGCCGTGCAGAAGTGCGGTGAAGTCGCGGTGTTGCGTGATGCGCTGAACGATCCACAGGCCCCCGCCGTGCTGCAGGCGTTGAGCGACAGCCGCGAGGTGCAGGCCCGTCGCGCCGGTTCGGCGCGCATTCACAAAGCCGAGGTCCAGGCGCGCCTGGCGGCGATCGGGCCACAGGATAGCCAGCGGCATTCGCCGTTTGCCCAGCGCATCGAACGCCAGCGCGCACGTTTGGCGTTGCCGGCCTTTCCTACCACCACCATCGGCTCCTTCCCGCAGACCCCGGCCATACGCCTGGCCCGTCAGGCCTACAAGCAGGGCAAGTTGTCGGCCAACGATTATCAGGACGCCATGCACACCGAGATCCGCCATGCCGTACAGATCCAGGAACGCCTGGGCCTGGACGTGTTGGTGCACGGTGAAGCCGAGCGCAACGACATGGTGGAATACTTTGCCGAGCAACTGGACGGCTACGCCTTCACCCGTTTCGGCTGGGTACAGAGTTACGGCTCGCGTTGCGTGAAGCCGGCGATCATCTACGGCGACATCAGCCGCCCGAAAGCCATGACCGTCGACTGGATCCGTTACGCGCAAAGCCTGACCGACAAGGTCATGAAAGGCATGCTCACCGGCCCCGTGACCATGCTGATGTGGTCGTTCCCCCGCGAAGACGTGTCGCGCCAGGTCCAGGCCCGACAACTGGCCCTGGCCCTGCGCGACGAGGTGCTGGACCTGGAAAAGGCCGGGATCAGAATCGTGCAGATCGACGAGGCGGCGTTCCGCGAAGGGCTGCCACTGCGTCGCGGGCAATGGCAGCACTACCTGGACTGGGCCGTGGAGGCGTTCCGCTTGTGCGCATCGGGCGTGGGTGATGACACCCAGATCCATACCCACATGTGCTACAGCGAGTTCAATGACGTGATCAAGGCCATCGCCGACATGGACGCCGATGTCATCACCATCGAGACCTCCCGTTCGGACATGGAGTTGCTGGAAGCGTTCGAGGCGTTCGACTACCCGAACGACATCGGCCCGGGCGTCTACGACATCCACTCGCCACGGGTGCCGGACACGGCCGAGATGGTTGCGCTGATGAGCAAGGCGGTGAAACGCATCGCCGCCGAGCGGCTGTGGATCAACCCCGACTGCGGGCTGAAGACCCGGGGCTGGCCAGAAACGGAAGCGGCGCTGGTGAACATGGTGGCGGCGGCGCGGCAGTTGCGTAGCGAGTTGGCCTGAGGCCCGGATGTTGTGGGCGAGCCCCCTGGCTCTGGCAAGGGGAGCTTTTTTGTGGCGAGGGAGCTTGCTCCCGCTGGGCTGCGCAGCAGCCCCAAATGTCATGTCTTGATCATATTTTGAGGTCGAAGCCTTTTGGGACCGCTTCGCGGTCCAGCGGGAGCAAGCTCCCTCGCCACAGGGTGCCCACATGACTTCAGGTCACCACTCGACAATCTTCATCAAACTGTCACGCAACTGTGGCAGCGCGCTTGAACAAACTTCATCAGACTCGCGCTCTACTGGGGTTCTGCGTTTCGGTGTTTCTTCATGCGTGTACTTATTTTCCTGGCCGCGTTGTTTTTCGGCCTGCCGTCGATGGCGGCATCTCGTTGTGATGTCAATGTTGCGACCCAACGGGTCGATCTGGATCAGGTCAGCCTGGCCTACCAGAGCATTGGCCGTGCCTCGGATCCTGCATTGCTGTTGGTGATGGGCCTGGGTGGGCAGTTGATCCACTGGCCGGACGAAGTGGTGGTCGCCCTGTGCGAGCAGGGTTTCCGGGTGATTCGCTACGATAACCGCGATGTCGGCCTGAGCACTTGGCGCCAGGCGCCCGGCAGCGCCAACCTGACCTTTGAAGCCCTGCGCTACAAGCTCGGCTTGCCCGTGGCCGCGCCGTATACCCTCACCGATATGGCCGACGACGGGCTCGGGCTGATGGACGCGTTGCATGTACAAAGCTTCCACGTACTGGGCGCGAGCATGGGCGGGATGATCGCCCAGCACATGGCGGCCATGGCGCCTGAGCGGGTTGAAAGCCTGACCCTGATCATGACCAGTTCCAGTGCCGCAGGCTTGCCCGCGCCCAGCGAAAGACTGGTGCAACTGTTGTCCCGGCGCGGTGCTCCGAATCGCGAAATGGCCCTTGAACAGCAGGCCGACCTGCTGGCCGCGTTGGGCAGCCCGATGGTGGTGGATGATCGTCAGGCCTTGTTGCATCAGGCTGCACTGGCCTATGACCGGGCCTTCAACCCCGAAGGCGTGAAGCGCCAGATCATGGCGATCATGGCCGAGCCGAGCCGGGTAGCCCTGCTCAATCAACTGCGGGTGCCGACCCTGGTCGTCCACGGCACCGCCGACCCGTTGCTGCCGGTGATGCACGGCGTGCACCTGGCGGCGCACATCCAAGGCAGCCAACTGAAACTGATCCCGGGCCTGGCCCATCGCTTCCAGGACGCGTTCAAGGCGCCGTTGCTGGGGGCGGTGTTGCCGTACCTGCAGCAGCACCGCGAAGACACGTCCCACTGGGCACAGATCGAACCGGTGCAGGCGCCGAATCTGCTCTGATAACCCTGATGGCTGGCTTTTGTGGCAATGGGATGTGTGGGAGCAAAGCTTGCTCGCGAAACAGCCACCTCAATCTCTGAGGGACCGCGTCGCCTTCATCGCGGGCAAGCCTTGCTCCCACAGGGGGCTCGCTGTGACGTTGCTACCGCACCTGCGCCTGCGCCACCAACCAGTCCATCAACTCCAGCAACGGCCCCGAAGCCTGGGGCTTGCGCGGGTGTACCAGGTGATAGCCCAGCCCGGTTTTGACTTTCAGCTCGAACGGCATCACCAGCCGGCCGGCGCTCAGGTCGTCGCCGATCAGCGACCAGTCGCCAATCGCCACGCCGGTGCCCTGGGAGGCCATGGACATCGCCAGGTCCAGGGTTTCGAAATGCTGGCCCTTGCTGACGTGGTTCAAATGCACATCGGCCGCCGCCAGCCAGGCGTTCCAGTCGCGCTCGTCAAGGGCCGGGTGCAACAGCAAGTGGTGCTGCAGGTCGGCGGGTTCATGCAGCGGCACCGGTCCTTCCAGGATCGGGCGGGAGCAGACAGGCGTCAGCTGTTCATCGAACAGGTGCAGGCACGCCAGCGAGGCATCCGGTGGTGGGCCATAGACCACCGCGGCGTCGAAGGCTTCGCGCTGGAAATCCACGCCGTGCCTGACCGTCGTGGTCAGTTCCACCGGCACGTCCGGTCGTTCCTTCTGCCACTGCAACAGGCGCGGCAGCAACCAGCGCATCACACAGGTCGGGGCCTTGAGCTGTAGGGTCTGGCGTTTTTCGCCGATCTGCTGGACCGCATCGCCGATCAGGCTGAACACCTGCTGCACCCGTGGCAGCCACGCCTGGCCCTCGGCGGTCAGGCTCAGGCCGCGGGCCTGGCGCTGGAACAACGCATAACCCAAATGATCTTCCAGCCCGGCGATCTGCCGGCTCACCGCGCCCTGGGTGATGTGCAGGTGTTCGGCGGCCCGGGTGAAGTTGCAGCATTGGGCCGTGATCAGAAATGTGTGCAGCGCCGGCAACGGGGGGAGTCGTTTCATTTCGATCCAAGCCATGACGTGAGGACATGGCTAGTATGACTTTTTATCCATTGTTGTCGCCATGCCCCGCCCGTTCCAATAACGCCATTCCCAAGACAAAAGGGGCCCGTCGCATGCGCTGCGTGGCCCTTTACCCGACCAGAAAAAGGCAATGGCAATGGCGACGTGCGGCGAAGTATTGGTCAAGTTACTCGAAGGTTATGGCGTGGAGCAGGTGTTCGGCATTCCCGGCGTGCACACCGTCGAGTTGTACCGCGGGCTGGCCCGTTCCAGTATTCGCCATGTGACGCCGCGTCATGAACAGGGCGCAGGTTTCATGGCCGACGGTTACGCCCGGGTCAGCGGCAAGCCCGGCGTATGTTTCATCATCACCGGTCCCGGCATGACCAACATCACCACCGCCATGGGCCAGGCCTACGCCGATTCGATCCCGATGCTGGTGATCTCCAGCGTGCAGTCGCGCAGTCAGTTGGGCGGTGGACGCGGCAAGCTGCATGAACTGCTGAACCAGTCTGCGTTGGTGGGCGGTGTCGCGGCGTTTTCCCACACGCTGATGTCCGCCGCCGAATTGCCCGGCGTGCTGGCCCGGGCGTTCGCGGTGTTCCAGGCCGGGCGCCCGCGGCCGGTGCACATTGAAATCCCGCTGGACGTTTTGGTCGAAGACGCCGACGCCTTGCTCGCCAGCGTGCCGGTGAACATCAGCCGCGCCGGTGCCGCACCGGGTGCGGTAAAACAAATGGCCGACCTGCTGGCGACGGCTCGGCGGCCTCTGATCCTGGTCGGTGGCGGGGCCATCGACGCGAGGGCCGAATTGACCGAACTGGCCGAACGTCTCGGCGCGCCAGTGGCGTTGACCATCAATGCCAAAGGCCTGCTGCCTGCGCGCCATCCGTTGCTGATCGGCTCCACCCAGAGCCTGGTGGTCACCCGTGCGTTGGTGGCCGAGGCGGACGTGGTGCTGGCCATCGGCACCGAACTGGCCGAGACCGATTACGACATTACCTTTGCCGGCGGCTTCGAGATTCCCGGCGCGCTGCTGCGCATCGACATCGACCCGGACCAGACCGTGCGCAACTACCCGCCGCACCTGGCGCTGGTGGCCGACGCCGGTGTCGCCGCCCGGGCCTTGCTCGACGAATTGGACCAGCGACCCTTGGCCGAACGCCAAGCCGATTGGGGACCGGCCCGTGCCGCCCGGTTGCGTGCGGAGCTTCAAGGCAGTTGGGACGCCGCGACCCGCGCCCAGACCGTGTTTCTCGACACGGTCTTGCAGACGCTACCGGAGGCGGTGTTCGTCGGTGACTCCACGCAACCGGTGTACACCGGCAACCTGACCTTCAACCCGGAGCAGCCGCGCCGCTGGTTCAACTCCTCCACCGGCTACGGCACCCTTGGCTACGCGTTGCCGGCGGCCATCGGCGCCTGGCTCGGCGGCAAGGACCTGGGCCACGGCCGCCCTGCGGTGGTGTGCCTGATCGGTGATGGCGGGTTGCAGTTCACCCTGCCGGAGCTGGCCAGCGCCGTGGAGGCGAGCACACCGGTGATCGTGCTGCTGTGGAATAACCAGGGCTACGAAGAGATCAAGAAATACATGCTCAATCGCGCCATCGAACCGGTGGGGGTGGACATCTACACCCCGGATTTCATCGGGGTCGCCAAGGCCTTGGGCTGCTTTGCCCAAGCCATCGACGATGTGCCGTCACTGCGTGCGGCGTTGCTGGCGGCCCGTGAGCGGCAGGGGCCGACGTTGATTGAGATTGACCAGGGGGTTTGGGCATCGAAGTGTTGAGGTGTTTTGACTGGCCTCATCGCGAGCAAGCTCGCTCCCACACGGAATCTTCAGTGAATACAGGTTCTCTGTTCACAACAGGCCCAATGTGGGAGCGAGCTTGCTCGCGATGAGGTCGGCCCAGCCAACACAAAACCCGGGTCAGACAGTCATCCGCAACCGCGCCAGATCCCGCAACGGCGGCGCGCCGAACAATCGGCTGTACTCGCGGCTGAACTGCGAAGGGCTTTCATAACCCACCCGATACCCCGCCGCCGAAGCTTCCAGCCCTTCGGCCAGCATCAGCCGGCGGGCTTCCTGCAAGCGCAGTTGCTTCTGGTATTGCAGTGGGCTCATGGCCGTCATGGCCTTGAAGCGGTGATGCAGGGTCGAGACGCTGAGGTTCACTTCCCGGGCCAGGTCATCGATGCGCAGCGGCTGTTCGAAATGGCCGTTGAGCCATTTGATCGCCTGGCTGATGCGATGGCTCTGACTGTTGGCGATGGCGATTTCATACAGCCGATAGCCCTGTGGACTGCGCAGCAGGCGATAGAGGATTTCCCGGCGCACCAGGGGCGCGAGCATGGCGATGTCTTTCGGTGTGTCCAGCAGCCGTGCCAAGCGCAGCACAGCGTCGAGCATCGGCGTGTCCAGGCGTTCGACATACAGCCCGCGCCCGGCGGGGCGGGTCGGCACGCCCAAGGGGCCGGCATCGGCGATCAACGCAGTGATTTCCGCCGGGTCGATGTCCAGGCGCAGGGCCAGGATCGGCTGCTCGGGCGATACGTCAGCGACGCAACCGCTGAGCGGCATCGAGACCGAGACCACCAGGTAATGGAGCGGATCGTAGTTGAAGAACTCATCCGCCAGGCGCACCTGTTTGCTGCCCTGGGCCATGATGCACAGCGCCGGTTGCGCCAGCACCGGGGCGAATTTGTGCGGCTGGCTGTGCCGCGACAGGTTCAGCGAGCCGATGGCTGTGGCGTAGCTGCCGTCTTCGCCGGTGTTGCGGTCGATGATCGATGCCAGTTCGGCGCGCTGTTGTTCCAGGTATGTGTCCAGCGGGACGTGGGCGTGATCGAGTGGCGACATGCCGGGATCCTCAGGCGATAGGGAACGATGAACAAAGCTTATGTTTGTGCAAGGCGCAGCGGTAGCAACATCCTGTTGAAAGCTTGCCTGATCCTGCACGGCGCAATGGTCCGTGACGGGGCAACGCTCGCGAAACTTGCTTGAAACCTTTTGTTTCAACTTCTTGGGTGGCAACTGGATCGACGACGAATTTTGTGCGGCCGATGCGCAGGATTGTGCAATGGGTCGGCAGGAATCGACTAACGAAGCTGGCGTCGTGACGCTTAACCTTTGATCCTGTCGCAGCCTGTCCCCGGCTGCACAACGGATTACCTGGGAGGGTTGAGCATGACTACACAGATCCCCGTCAGCCACATGGCTTTTGTCCGGGCCCGCAGTGGTTGCTCCAAGCAACTGGGTGCACGCCTGAGTACGCTGATCGCGCCCTCGCGCCAGGCGCCCGGTTGCCTGCACTTTGCCTTGCAGCAATCGCAATGCGACGCTGATTTGTGGCTGGTGTCCGGGCTCTGGGTCAATCAGCCGTCGATGGACGCCTACTTCAATTCACCGGCCATGGCGATTTTCGCCGAGCTGGTGCAGGACCTGGTGGTGAGCAGCCTGGATTTCCACACCTTCAGGGAAGTCTCCGCCGCCCAGGCGACCGAAGGGTGCCGGGCGCAGGTACACAAACTGGCCGGTTGAAGGTTTAATGACCGTCATTTTCCACCGCCAGGATGCACAAGAGATGGCACGTAAAGCCTTTGAAACCTTTGAAGCTGTTTCCGCCGTTGTTCCCAAGGAGGGCGGCGGTTACCTCGCCGCCATTGCCACCAAGGCCATCGGCGGCTCAGGTGCGCCACGTTTCAACAAGGTGCTTGAAGACCAGAGCTTCAAGACCGCGACCGAAGCCGATGATGCCGCTGCCGTGCTGCTCACCCATCTTCAGGGTGTCAGTGAGGATGGCGGGCTGGTTTGGTAAAACCGCGTCACACTTGTTGGATGACCTACACCTGTGGCGAGGGGATTTATCCCCGCTGGGCTGCGCAGCAGCCCCCAATGTCTTCCTGACACTGAGTTGACTGGACTGTTTTAGGGCCGCTTCGCGCCCCAGCGGGGATAAATCCCCTCGCCACAGAGTGTGATGGGCAAGCTTCTATTTGGGGCGATGCATCTTGAACAACGCCTCAGGCCCCAGCTGGAAATAATCCGCCGGCCCACCCCCGCGCAAGATCGGCTCGGCGGCGGCGGTGTTGTACACCCCGTCTTTCAACAGCCACTGGGCGATATGCACGGCGACCACTTCGCCGAGGATCAACCAGCTTGGCACCAGCCCTTTGTCCGCCCGCTGCAATTGAATGATCTGCGTGACCTTGCATTCGAAGGACACCGGGCTTTCGGCGACGCGCGGCACCTGGATCACCCGTGACGGGGCGGCCGTGAGGCCCGCCAGTTCGAACTCATTGACCTCTGGGCCGACCATCGCGCAGCTCTGGTTCATCTGCTCGGCGAGCGGGCGGGTGGCCAGGTTCCAGGCAAATTCACCGGTCTGTTCGATGTTGTTCAGGCTGTCTTTGCGCCCGACACTGGAGAACCCAATGATCGGTGGAATGTAATTGAAGGCGTTGAAGAAACTGTAGGGCGCCAGGTTCAGGCGGCCTTCGCCATCCTGGGACGAAATCCAGCCGATGGGGCGCGGGCCGACGATGGCGTTGAATGGATCGTGTGGCAGGCCGTGACCGTTGGCGGGTTCGTAGTAATGGATGTCATCGGGCATTGGGTGCAGATCCTGGGGTGGATTTTGAAGAGTTCGACGATAGTGCAGGGGGCAGCTGTTTTTGTCAGCACCGAGAACCTTGTGGGAGTGGGCTTGCTCGCGAAGGCGCCGGAACATTCAATATTGCTGCAAGCTGGGCCATCGCTTTCGCAAAACCTGCGTCCGCTGTTCTTCTGCAAATCCCAAAAACAACTAAGCCCGGCCGAAGCCGGGCTGTGGGAGGGGCTCCGTGGCAATTAGCTGATGGCGGCAGCGTTAGTGCGATCGAAACCATCTTCTGCGACGGTGGCGCCGTTAGTGCGCTCGAAGCCATCTTCAGCAACGGTGGCGCCGTTAGTGCGGTCGAAGCCATCTTCAGCAACGGTGGCGCCGTTAGTGCGGTCGAAGCCATCTTCAGCAACGGTGGCGCCGTTAGTGCGGTCGAAGCCATCTTCAGCAACGGTAGCGCCGTTAGTGCGGTCGAAGCCGTCTTCAGCGACGGTGGCGCCGTTAGTGCGGTCGAAGCCATCTTCAGCAACGGTGGCGCCGTTAGTGCGGTCGAAACCATCTTCAGCGACGGTAGCGCCGTTAGTGCGGTCGAAGCCGTCTTCAGCGACGGTGGCGCCGTTAGTGCGGTCGAAGCCGTCAGCAGCAAGGGTGGCAGCGCCAGTGCGGTCGTAGCCATCAGCGGCGATGGCCGAGCTGGTGCGGTCGAAACCATCGGCAGCAAAAGTATTGGCGGCCAGTACGGAAAGGGTCAGGGCGATGATCAGTTTGGTTTTCATGGTTGTGCTCCAGAATATTTGGCGTTAGGCGCCTTGGGTGTGGAGTTCATATTACGCTCGCTAATTAGATTAAAAAGCGCAAATAAATGCTAAAAACAATCGATTAAATCGATTTGTTGGGGATTGCCGCAGAACGGTCAATGAGGCCCATTACCGGCGTATCGAACGGCGTTCTGTTGAGGATGAGGATGGAGGTCAGGCATTAACCAGAGATTAATGTCGGATAAATCTTTAGACATGGAACAAAAAAAAAGGGGCGACCCCGTCAGGTTCGCCCCTTTTTTGATCCAGTCCTGAAACAGGTGTAAACCTTAGCCAGGACTAGACATGCGACTCGGAGATCAGTCGGTCACGATCCGCGAATGCTTGCGGGTGTCTTTCATGGTGATGTACACCAGCAGCGACACGGCGATGCAGGCCGTCACGTACCAGTAGTAGCCGGTTTCCATACCGATGCTCTTGAACCACAAGGCGATGTATTCGGCGGTGCCGCCGAAGATCGACACGGTCAGTGCGTAGGGCAGGCCGACGCCCAGGGCGCGGATTTCGGTGGGGAACAGCTCGGCCTTCACCACGGCGTTGATCGAGGTGTAGCCGCTGACGATGATCAGCGCGGCCATGATCAGGAAGAATGCGCCCCACCAGGTCTGGATGGTGTGCAGGGTGGTGAGGATCGGCACAGTGAACAGGGTGCCGAGGATGCCGAAGGCGATCAGGATCGGCCGGCGACCGATCTTGTCCGACAGCCCGCCGATCACCGGTTGCAGGCACATGAACAGGAACAGTGTGGCGGCGGAAATGGTGGTGGAGTCGGAGATGCTCATGCCGACGGTGTTCACCAGGTATTTCTGCATGTAGGTGGTGTAGGTGTAGAACGCCAGGGTACCGCCCATGGTCAGGCCGACCACGGTCATCAGTTCCTTGGGGTGGCGCAGCAAGGTGCGCATCGCGCTTTCCTTGGACTTCTCTTTCTTGGTGAACGACTCGGTTTCTTCCATGCCGCGCCGCAGGTATAGCGCCACGAC of Pseudomonas fluorescens contains these proteins:
- a CDS encoding NUDIX hydrolase, coding for MTTSLIRIAAALLLGPDGRTLLVRKRGTRAFMQPGGKIEAHEQPVQALVRELEEELGLRIDPAQARPLGVFRAPAANEPGFIVQAEVFLLNIDAPVSPAAEIEEVCWIDPAGDSDLVLAPLTGEVILPFYRATHLATC
- the metR gene encoding transcriptional regulator MetR encodes the protein MLELRHLKTLHALREADSLVEAAERLHLTQSALSHQFKELEERLGMQLFVRKTKPVRFTSAGLRLLQLADAALPLLRSAERDIARLAGGTAGRLHMAIECHSCFQWLMPTIDQFRDAWPEVELDLASGFAFAPLPALARGDLDLVVTSDPLELAGITYVPLFTYEAMLAVANQHRLAGKPYIVPEDLISETLITYPVERDRLDIFTRFLEPADIEPAQVRTSELTVMMMQLVASGRGVCGMPHWALHEYSSRGYVKAKRLGEKGLFATLYAAVRTDMLDAPYMRDFLLTAKDTSFSTLDGVSAVR
- the metE gene encoding 5-methyltetrahydropteroyltriglutamate--homocysteine S-methyltransferase; translation: MALAHTLGFPRIGADRELKKALEAYWKGDLAPAALQAVGRELRARHWQLQKDAGIDLLPVGDFAWYDQVLSHTLTLGAVPQRFHGTLNAQGRPTLDTLFAMARGATASCCGAEHGQAQYAQELTKWFDTNYHYLVPEFSADQTFALSWEQLFDEVDEAHALGHQVKPVIIGPLTYLWLGKAKGEAFDKLGLLERLLPVYGEILNRLKAQGVEWVQIDEPILTLDLPLAWRSAFERAYHILQYSPLKKLVATYFSGLQDNLGLAVSLPVDGLHIDAVRDPEQLGQVLDRLPTYKILSVGLVNGRNVWRCELEQALAQLQAAQERFGDNLWVSTSCSLLHSPVDLEREDRLDPELKSWLAFAVQKCGEVAVLRDALNDPQAPAVLQALSDSREVQARRAGSARIHKAEVQARLAAIGPQDSQRHSPFAQRIERQRARLALPAFPTTTIGSFPQTPAIRLARQAYKQGKLSANDYQDAMHTEIRHAVQIQERLGLDVLVHGEAERNDMVEYFAEQLDGYAFTRFGWVQSYGSRCVKPAIIYGDISRPKAMTVDWIRYAQSLTDKVMKGMLTGPVTMLMWSFPREDVSRQVQARQLALALRDEVLDLEKAGIRIVQIDEAAFREGLPLRRGQWQHYLDWAVEAFRLCASGVGDDTQIHTHMCYSEFNDVIKAIADMDADVITIETSRSDMELLEAFEAFDYPNDIGPGVYDIHSPRVPDTAEMVALMSKAVKRIAAERLWINPDCGLKTRGWPETEAALVNMVAAARQLRSELA
- a CDS encoding LysE family translocator, which codes for MIPLPDLLIFAAAALLMVLTPGPNMIYLISRSICQGRKAGVTSLLGVVAGFFVHMFAAAAGLTAVFLAVPMAYEVLKWAGALYLLWLAWQAVKPGARSPFEAQQLPADSTRKLITMGFLTSALNPKIAVFYLSVFPQFISPEHGSLFTQSIILGLTQISVSFSVNLLIALFAAGIASWFVHNPSWLAVQRYFMGFVLGALALRLMLEQRRSA
- a CDS encoding GNAT family N-acetyltransferase, with protein sequence MNIRRLRAGDALVYRELMLQAYALHPQAFTSSVGERAKLPINWWESRLGSRLDVLLGAFVEQELVGIVGLALEPREKARHKALLFGMYVADAHRHRGFGYQLVQAALDEARRHTFLRLVQLTVTAGNAPALKLYQRCGFVLYGLEPMAIRVEDEFLDKIHMWLEL
- a CDS encoding alpha/beta fold hydrolase, which encodes MRVLIFLAALFFGLPSMAASRCDVNVATQRVDLDQVSLAYQSIGRASDPALLLVMGLGGQLIHWPDEVVVALCEQGFRVIRYDNRDVGLSTWRQAPGSANLTFEALRYKLGLPVAAPYTLTDMADDGLGLMDALHVQSFHVLGASMGGMIAQHMAAMAPERVESLTLIMTSSSAAGLPAPSERLVQLLSRRGAPNREMALEQQADLLAALGSPMVVDDRQALLHQAALAYDRAFNPEGVKRQIMAIMAEPSRVALLNQLRVPTLVVHGTADPLLPVMHGVHLAAHIQGSQLKLIPGLAHRFQDAFKAPLLGAVLPYLQQHREDTSHWAQIEPVQAPNLL